In Lepisosteus oculatus isolate fLepOcu1 chromosome 15, fLepOcu1.hap2, whole genome shotgun sequence, one genomic interval encodes:
- the zc3h13 gene encoding zinc finger CCCH domain-containing protein 13 isoform X4, whose amino-acid sequence MSKIRRKVTVENSKTISDSSSRRPSVFERLGPSTGSNPETHCRNWLKTGSCIYGNTCRFTHGTQPRGKVYSGTYRRSPERPTGDLRERMKNKRQEAEPDTQKRNPEEPGSPAARRDSSRSRHREKEDIKITKERTPESEDEPAEWEASREDSDNGDYDYELSLEMKRQKIQRELMKLEQENMEKREDIVIKKEEQNNKSRNSNLSKISPEPISSKGSPSSRKSSGSPKHKASSKAVSSSKKEKKTPVVSSPVSDQARSSKIIHGKKKGPRTPSPPPPAQEENPVSKKHKGKHKTKEKVEEKPKEAKDRGRDAEKHKEKKEKRRDRSESSHKLKRSLSPEARSGSSSSPSRETSPSARRKSASPGVSRPAAHKVPLSPSHSRSSTPPPHRHTPTPPRHHSPSSHSGSSAQRPSPSPRRRRSASPYPREPAASPAPRRSRSPAAQRASSPPPPPPPRRASPGRHHSQGREKARPERERSPSAHDRRHERRDEGRGKREKDSRDERDYEAEQSSSREAREDREARERREARDRREARDGREAHRDAKEPRADARSSRDSHEHRERERDRADAHRKEEPAQEERGYGRGHAKEEGGRGDARSEPRSDTRSDTRSERAGRGRGRGAEPAEKGIRGSRGAQLDGHSGSGSSFHENWESRGSYAERGSDRGAERERYEADRREQARDASFDRRGGHAERDRRDARDRDQRAASPARHQGRSDEPEREDRRDERRADRGEDRREDRARERERDREREREREREKEREKEREKEREAERERARERERERERDREREREREERERERKDREREREQRERDRQRDWDDRDKGREERRDRRDEQREDRVVRDAHEDRKPSRKRHRVDSSPSPRPSPKRARDASPDSDGYNSAEEKSEKHRLLSQVVRPQDPSRSPPRPAAEEKAGRWKEEDRKAERKDGTRTRHEEPDLRDRGAARAERQRDHLLDTGTAGGPDPRRGKEPLDPPVEEREAAHEEGKKKTKSQKKGLKKNRKEEDGGSGTERFNPEPPAPAAEEAPLQSPRKGPKKKTVEKKRKHSRGGESDISEEEAAQPPSKKKRGPRTPPLLGPSAVKDGYPAQAPEKTPAPGACPPHKADATFSDWSDEDVPERADMVSLPPVERERAPPEAPKKGLKGKERAEPPIAPLLAQEPPSLLQQPPITLQPLMPQHLLRKVPEQKRSNSQCSNQSRASSRHLRSPSSESTHRGGEDHGVRRRRLQGGSRDRDRDRDRDKGSAVELPVERKSRIDQLKRGEPSRSTSSDRQDSRSHSSRRSSPESERQARSRAGSYDSRERERDREPFDRDRERKDGRDWGRGREPVRSREPRKRDADPERERHPPEAHERDRDRERLLEAPAHSEMKRTEPKPERDLEPVPRESMTSEAVRPEKTLDTLRVTEDVQETEKPDSVDGEDDGKADEVQSMVSGGEEYEPISDDELDEILADSAQKKEDHQDEENMPDPLDVIDVDWSSLMPKQKKESREAGAALLKFTPGAVLLRTGISKRLAGADLFSRVKDVCSGELEDPKDADKLFEHELGALNMAALNRREERAGLLSNLGPCCKALCSRRDIAIRKQLLKNDKGATKQVYASAQVVDNELLQLSIRLFKRKTAGQPQNQEKTESSTLSPPSAQPEVCVT is encoded by the exons ATGTCCAAGATCAGGAGGAAGGTAACAGTGGAGAATTCTAAGACCATATCTGACAGCAGCTCTCGCCGACCCAGTGTGTTCGAGAGACTTGGGCCGAGTACTGGAAGTAATCCTGAA acaCACTGTCGAAATTGGCTAAAGACCGGCAGCTGTATTTACGGGAATACGTGTCGGTTCACACATGGAACTCAGCCCCGAGGCAAAGTATACAGTGGTACGTACAGAAG GTCACCCGAGAGGCCCACTGGAGATCTCCGAGAGAGGATGAAGAACAAACGCCAGGAGGCAGAGCCTGATACTCAGAAAAGAAACCCCGAAGAGCCCGGCTCCCCTGCCGCTCGG AGAGACTCCTCGCGAAGCCGGCACCGGGAGAAGGAAGACATTAAGATAACGAAGGAGCGCACCCCAGAGAGCGAAGACGAGCCGGCGGAGTGGGAGGCCAGTCGGGAAG ATTCTGACAATGGGGACTACGATTATGAATTGTCTCTGGAAATGAAAAGGCAGAAGATTCAGCGAGAGTTAATGAAGCTGGAGCAAGAGAACATGGAGAAAAGAGAAGACATAGTCATCAAAAAGGAG gAACAGAACAACAAGAGCAGGAATAGCAACCTTTCAAAG atcTCTCCTGAGCCTATCAGTTCTAAAGGATCTCCTTCATCGAGAAAATCCAGTGGATCACCCAAACACAAAGCCAGCTCTAAAGCTGTCTCCTCCAGCAAGAAGGAGAAAAAGACCCCGGTTGTCTCCTCACCTGTATCGGATCAGGCACG ATCATCCAAGATCATCCATGGGAAAAAGAAAGGGCCTCGCACCCCGAGCCCTCCTCCTCCAGCCCAGGAGGAGAACCCCGTCAGTAAGAAGCACAAAGGGAAACACAAGACTAAAGAAAAGGTGGAGGAGAAGCCCAAAGAGGCCAAAGATAGGGGCAGGGATGCAGAAAAGCACAAGGAGAAGAAGGAGAAACGTAG GGATCGTTCGGAAAGCTCCCACAAGCTGAAGCGGTCCCTCAGCCCCGAGGCCCGCTCGGGCAGCAGCTCCTCGCCCTCCCGGGAGACCTCTCCCTCGGCCAGGAGGAAATCGGCCTCTCCCGGCGTGTCCAGACCTGCAGCTCACAAAGTTCCCCTGTCCCCATCCCACAG CAGGTCTTCCACGCCGCCTCCGCACCGCCACACCCCGACTCCCCCCCGGCACCACTCGCCCTCTTCCCACTCGGGCTCCTCGGCGCAGAGGCCCTCCCCCTCGCCCCGCCGCCGGCGCTCGGCCTCGCCCTACCCGCGCGAGCCGGCGGCCTCCCCGGCCCCGAGGCGCTCGCGCTCCCCCGCCGCGCAGCGGGCCTCctccccgccgccgccgcccccgcCGCGCCGGGCCAGCCCCGGCCGCCACCACTCCCAGGGCAGAGAGAAGGCCAGgccggagagggagaggagcccCAGCGCCCACGACCGCCGCCACGAGCGCAGAGACG AGGGCCGCGGGAAGCGGGAGAAGGACTCCAGGGACGAGCGGGACTACGAGGCGGAGCAGAGCTCCTCGCGGGAGGCCCGGGAGGACCGGGAGGCCCGGGAGCGGCGGGAGGCGCGGGACCGCAGGGAGGCGCGGGACGGGCGCGAGGCGCACCGGGACGCCAAGGAGCCCCGCGCCGACGCCCGCTCCTCCCGCGACTCCCACGAGCACCGGGAGCGGGAGCGGGACCGCGCGGACGCGCACCGCAAGGAGGAGCCCGCGCAGGAGGAGCGGGGCTACGGCCGGGGTCACGCCAAGGAGGAGGGCGGCCGCGGAGACGCCAGGAGCGAGCCCCGCAGCGACACCCGCAGCGACACCCGCAGCGAGAGGGCGGGCCGGGGCCGGGGCCGAGGGGCGGAGCCAGCCGAGAAGG GCATCCGCGGCTCGCGGGGGGCCCAGCTAGACGGCCACAGCGGCAGCGGCAGCAGTTTCCACGAGAACTGGGAGTCGCGCGGCAGCTACGCGGAGCGGGGCTCCGACAGGGGGGCGGAGCGGGAGCGCTACGAGGCCGACCGCCGGGAACAGGCCCGCGATGCGTCCTTCGACCGGCGGGGCGGTCACGCGGAGCGCGATCGCCGGGACGCCAGGGACAGAG ATCAGAGAGCCGCCTCGCCCGCCAGGCACCAGGGCCGCAGCGACGAGCCGGAGCGAGAGGACAGGAGGGACGAGCGCAGGGCTGACAGGGGGGAGGACAGGCGGGAAGACCGGGCCAGGGAGAGGGAGCGGGACCGCGAGCGGGAGAGGGAAAGGGAGCgggagaaggagagggagaaggagcgggagaaggagagggaggCGGAGCGCGAGCGAGCCAGGGAGCGGGAGAGGGAGCGcgagagggacagggagagggagcgcgagagggaggagagggagagggagaggaaggacagGGAGCGCGAGAGGGAGCAGCGCGAGAGGGACAGGCAGAGAGACTGGGACGACCGAGACAAAGGAAGGGAGGAGCGACGAGACCGGCGGGACGAACAGCGAGAGGATCGAGTCGTCAGGGACGCGCACGAAGACCGGAAGCCCAG CCGGAAGAGGCACCGTGTGGACAGCAGCCCCAGCCCACGTCCCTCCCCTAAGAGAGCTAGAGACGCCAGCCCAGACAGTGACGGTTACAACAGCGCAGAGGAGAAAA GTGAGAAGCACAGGCTGCTGAGCCAGGTGGTGCGACCCCAGGACCCGTCTCGCTCCCCGCCGCGCCCCGCCGCCGAGGAGAAGGCCGGCCGCTGGAAGGAGGAGGACCGGAAGGCCGAGCGGAAAGACGGCACCAGGACGAGGCACGAGGAGCCCGATCTCCGAGACCGGGGGGCTGCCAGAGCAGAGCGGCAGAGGGATCACCTCCTGGACACTGGCACGGCCGGGGGCCCGGACCCCCGCAGGGGCAAGGAGCCGCTGGACCCGCCCGTGGAAGAGAGAGAGGCCGCCCACGAGGAGGGCAAGAAGAAGACCAAGTCCCAGAAGAAGGGCCTGAAGAAGAACCGCAAGGAGGAGGATGGAGGCAGCGGGACGGAGAGGTTCAACCCGGAGCCTCCGGCGCCGGCCGCCGAAGAGGCGCCGCTGCAGTCCCCCAGGAAGGGGCCCAAGAAGAAGACGGTGGAGAAGAAGCGCAAGCACTCGCGAGGCGGGGAGTCCGACATCTCGGAAGAGGAGGCGGCCCAGCCGCCGAGCAAGAAGAAGCGGGGCCCGAGGACGCCGCCCCTGCTGGGGCCGTCCGCCGTCAAGGACGGCTACCCTGCCCAGGCTCCCGAGAAGACTCCTGCCCCGGGGGCCTGCCCGCCCCACAAGGCCGACGCCACCTTCAGCGACTGGTCCGACGAAGACGTCCCCGAGCGGGCCGACATGGTCTCGCTGCCTCCtgtcgagagagagagagccccgCCGGAGGCTCCCAAGAAGGGACTGAAGGGCAAAGAGAGAGCAGAACCTCCGATCGCTCCTCTGTTGGCTCAAGAGCCGCCCTCTCTGCTGCAGCAGCCCCCGATTACCCTGCAGCCCCTGATGCCCCAGCACCTCCTGCGCAAAGTCCCGGAGCAGAAGCGCAGCAACAGCCAGTGCAGCAACCAGAGCCGCGCGTCCTCGCGCCACCTCAGGTCTCCCTCCAGCGAGTCGACGCACCGCGGCGGGGAGGACCACGGCGTCCGCAGGAGGAGGCTCCAGGGGGGCTCACGCGACCGGGACAGAGACCGCGACAGGGACAAGGGCTCTGCCGTGGAGCTGCCCGTGGAGAGGAAATCCCGCATCGATCAGCTGAAGCGCGGGGAGCCCAGCCGCAGCACGTCGTCGG ACCGCCAGGATTCCCGGAGCCACAGCTCGCGCCGGAGTTCCCCGGAGTCGGAGCGCCAGGCTCGTTCCCGAGCGGGGTCCTATGACAGCAGGGAGCGGGAGAGGGACCGGGAGCCGTTTGACAGGGACAGGGAGCGCAAGGACGGCCGGGACTGGGGCCGCGGCAGGGAGCCCGTCCGGAGCCGGGAGCCGAGGAAGAGGGACGCTGAccccgagagagagaggcacCCGCCCGAGGCCCACGAGAGAGACCGGGACCGCGAGAGGCTCCTGGAGGCCCCGGCGCACAGCGAGATGAAAAGGACTGAGCCAAAGCCGGAGAGGGACTTGGAGCCCGTGCCGCGGGAGAGCATGACCTCTGAGGCAGTCAGGCCGGAAAAGACTTTGGACACCCTGCGTGTCACGGAGGACGTGCAGGAAACGGAGAAGCCGGACAGCGTAGATG GTGAGGATGACGGGAAAGCAGATGAAGTGCAGTCCATGGTGTCAGGCGGCGAGGAGTATGAGCCCATCAGCGATGATGAGCTGGACGAGATACTGGCCGACAGCGCACAGAAAAAAGAAGACCATCAGGATGAAGAAAATATGCCAG ATCCTCTGGATGTGATTGACGTGGATTGGTCCAGCCTGATGCCTAAGCAGAAGAAGGAGTCCCGGGAGGCCGGAGCAGCTCTGCTGAAGTTCACTCCGGGGGCGGTGCTCCTGAGGACGGGCATCTCCAAGCGCCTGGCTGGAGCCGACCTCTTCTCCCGAGTCAAGGACGTCTGCAGCGGGGAGCTGGAGGACCCCAAGG ATGCTGATAAGCTGTTCGAACACGAGCTGGGAGCCCTGAACATGGCTGCTCTGAaccggagagaggagagagcggGCCTGCTGAGTAACCTGGGGCCGTGCTGCAAGGCCCTCTGCTCGCGGAGAGACATCGCCATCCGCAAACAGCTGCTGAAGAACGACAAG GGAGCAACAAAACAGGTGTACGCCAGTGCTCAAGTGGTGGACAATGAATTGCTACAGCTGAGTATCCGCTTGTTCAAGAGAAAGACAGCGGGTCAGCCCCAGAACCAGGAAAAGACTGAAAGCAGCACACTTTCTCCGCCAAGCGCACAACCTGAAGTGTGCGTAACTTAA
- the zc3h13 gene encoding zinc finger CCCH domain-containing protein 13 isoform X3: MSKIRRKVTVENSKTISDSSSRRPSVFERLGPSTGSNPETHCRNWLKTGSCIYGNTCRFTHGTQPRGKVYSGTYRRSPERPTGDLRERMKNKRQEAEPDTQKRNPEEPGSPAARRDSSRSRHREKEDIKITKERTPESEDEPAEWEASREDSDNGDYDYELSLEMKRQKIQRELMKLEQENMEKREDIVIKKEEQNNKSRNSNLSKISPEPISSKGSPSSRKSSGSPKHKASSKAVSSSKKEKKTPVVSSPVSDQARSSKIIHGKKKGPRTPSPPPPAQEENPVSKKHKGKHKTKEKVEEKPKEAKDRGRDAEKHKEKKEKRRDRSESSHKLKRSLSPEARSGSSSSPSRETSPSARRKSASPGVSRPAAHKVPLSPSHRSSTPPPHRHTPTPPRHHSPSSHSGSSAQRPSPSPRRRRSASPYPREPAASPAPRRSRSPAAQRASSPPPPPPPRRASPGRHHSQGREKARPERERSPSAHDRRHERRDEGRGKREKDSRDERDYEAEQSSSREAREDREARERREARDRREARDGREAHRDAKEPRADARSSRDSHEHRERERDRADAHRKEEPAQEERGYGRGHAKEEGGRGDARSEPRSDTRSDTRSERAGRGRGRGAEPAEKAASLLTSGIRGSRGAQLDGHSGSGSSFHENWESRGSYAERGSDRGAERERYEADRREQARDASFDRRGGHAERDRRDARDRDQRAASPARHQGRSDEPEREDRRDERRADRGEDRREDRARERERDREREREREREKEREKEREKEREAERERARERERERERDREREREREERERERKDREREREQRERDRQRDWDDRDKGREERRDRRDEQREDRVVRDAHEDRKPSRKRHRVDSSPSPRPSPKRARDASPDSDGYNSAEEKSEKHRLLSQVVRPQDPSRSPPRPAAEEKAGRWKEEDRKAERKDGTRTRHEEPDLRDRGAARAERQRDHLLDTGTAGGPDPRRGKEPLDPPVEEREAAHEEGKKKTKSQKKGLKKNRKEEDGGSGTERFNPEPPAPAAEEAPLQSPRKGPKKKTVEKKRKHSRGGESDISEEEAAQPPSKKKRGPRTPPLLGPSAVKDGYPAQAPEKTPAPGACPPHKADATFSDWSDEDVPERADMVSLPPVERERAPPEAPKKGLKGKERAEPPIAPLLAQEPPSLLQQPPITLQPLMPQHLLRKVPEQKRSNSQCSNQSRASSRHLRSPSSESTHRGGEDHGVRRRRLQGGSRDRDRDRDRDKGSAVELPVERKSRIDQLKRGEPSRSTSSDRQDSRSHSSRRSSPESERQARSRAGSYDSRERERDREPFDRDRERKDGRDWGRGREPVRSREPRKRDADPERERHPPEAHERDRDRERLLEAPAHSEMKRTEPKPERDLEPVPRESMTSEAVRPEKTLDTLRVTEDVQETEKPDSVDGEDDGKADEVQSMVSGGEEYEPISDDELDEILADSAQKKEDHQDEENMPDPLDVIDVDWSSLMPKQKKESREAGAALLKFTPGAVLLRTGISKRLAGADLFSRVKDVCSGELEDPKDADKLFEHELGALNMAALNRREERAGLLSNLGPCCKALCSRRDIAIRKQLLKNDKGATKQVYASAQVVDNELLQLSIRLFKRKTAGQPQNQEKTESSTLSPPSAQPEVCVT, translated from the exons ATGTCCAAGATCAGGAGGAAGGTAACAGTGGAGAATTCTAAGACCATATCTGACAGCAGCTCTCGCCGACCCAGTGTGTTCGAGAGACTTGGGCCGAGTACTGGAAGTAATCCTGAA acaCACTGTCGAAATTGGCTAAAGACCGGCAGCTGTATTTACGGGAATACGTGTCGGTTCACACATGGAACTCAGCCCCGAGGCAAAGTATACAGTGGTACGTACAGAAG GTCACCCGAGAGGCCCACTGGAGATCTCCGAGAGAGGATGAAGAACAAACGCCAGGAGGCAGAGCCTGATACTCAGAAAAGAAACCCCGAAGAGCCCGGCTCCCCTGCCGCTCGG AGAGACTCCTCGCGAAGCCGGCACCGGGAGAAGGAAGACATTAAGATAACGAAGGAGCGCACCCCAGAGAGCGAAGACGAGCCGGCGGAGTGGGAGGCCAGTCGGGAAG ATTCTGACAATGGGGACTACGATTATGAATTGTCTCTGGAAATGAAAAGGCAGAAGATTCAGCGAGAGTTAATGAAGCTGGAGCAAGAGAACATGGAGAAAAGAGAAGACATAGTCATCAAAAAGGAG gAACAGAACAACAAGAGCAGGAATAGCAACCTTTCAAAG atcTCTCCTGAGCCTATCAGTTCTAAAGGATCTCCTTCATCGAGAAAATCCAGTGGATCACCCAAACACAAAGCCAGCTCTAAAGCTGTCTCCTCCAGCAAGAAGGAGAAAAAGACCCCGGTTGTCTCCTCACCTGTATCGGATCAGGCACG ATCATCCAAGATCATCCATGGGAAAAAGAAAGGGCCTCGCACCCCGAGCCCTCCTCCTCCAGCCCAGGAGGAGAACCCCGTCAGTAAGAAGCACAAAGGGAAACACAAGACTAAAGAAAAGGTGGAGGAGAAGCCCAAAGAGGCCAAAGATAGGGGCAGGGATGCAGAAAAGCACAAGGAGAAGAAGGAGAAACGTAG GGATCGTTCGGAAAGCTCCCACAAGCTGAAGCGGTCCCTCAGCCCCGAGGCCCGCTCGGGCAGCAGCTCCTCGCCCTCCCGGGAGACCTCTCCCTCGGCCAGGAGGAAATCGGCCTCTCCCGGCGTGTCCAGACCTGCAGCTCACAAAGTTCCCCTGTCCCCATCCCACAG GTCTTCCACGCCGCCTCCGCACCGCCACACCCCGACTCCCCCCCGGCACCACTCGCCCTCTTCCCACTCGGGCTCCTCGGCGCAGAGGCCCTCCCCCTCGCCCCGCCGCCGGCGCTCGGCCTCGCCCTACCCGCGCGAGCCGGCGGCCTCCCCGGCCCCGAGGCGCTCGCGCTCCCCCGCCGCGCAGCGGGCCTCctccccgccgccgccgcccccgcCGCGCCGGGCCAGCCCCGGCCGCCACCACTCCCAGGGCAGAGAGAAGGCCAGgccggagagggagaggagcccCAGCGCCCACGACCGCCGCCACGAGCGCAGAGACG AGGGCCGCGGGAAGCGGGAGAAGGACTCCAGGGACGAGCGGGACTACGAGGCGGAGCAGAGCTCCTCGCGGGAGGCCCGGGAGGACCGGGAGGCCCGGGAGCGGCGGGAGGCGCGGGACCGCAGGGAGGCGCGGGACGGGCGCGAGGCGCACCGGGACGCCAAGGAGCCCCGCGCCGACGCCCGCTCCTCCCGCGACTCCCACGAGCACCGGGAGCGGGAGCGGGACCGCGCGGACGCGCACCGCAAGGAGGAGCCCGCGCAGGAGGAGCGGGGCTACGGCCGGGGTCACGCCAAGGAGGAGGGCGGCCGCGGAGACGCCAGGAGCGAGCCCCGCAGCGACACCCGCAGCGACACCCGCAGCGAGAGGGCGGGCCGGGGCCGGGGCCGAGGGGCGGAGCCAGCCGAGAAGG CAGCCTCTCTTCTGACGTCAGGCATCCGCGGCTCGCGGGGGGCCCAGCTAGACGGCCACAGCGGCAGCGGCAGCAGTTTCCACGAGAACTGGGAGTCGCGCGGCAGCTACGCGGAGCGGGGCTCCGACAGGGGGGCGGAGCGGGAGCGCTACGAGGCCGACCGCCGGGAACAGGCCCGCGATGCGTCCTTCGACCGGCGGGGCGGTCACGCGGAGCGCGATCGCCGGGACGCCAGGGACAGAG ATCAGAGAGCCGCCTCGCCCGCCAGGCACCAGGGCCGCAGCGACGAGCCGGAGCGAGAGGACAGGAGGGACGAGCGCAGGGCTGACAGGGGGGAGGACAGGCGGGAAGACCGGGCCAGGGAGAGGGAGCGGGACCGCGAGCGGGAGAGGGAAAGGGAGCgggagaaggagagggagaaggagcgggagaaggagagggaggCGGAGCGCGAGCGAGCCAGGGAGCGGGAGAGGGAGCGcgagagggacagggagagggagcgcgagagggaggagagggagagggagaggaaggacagGGAGCGCGAGAGGGAGCAGCGCGAGAGGGACAGGCAGAGAGACTGGGACGACCGAGACAAAGGAAGGGAGGAGCGACGAGACCGGCGGGACGAACAGCGAGAGGATCGAGTCGTCAGGGACGCGCACGAAGACCGGAAGCCCAG CCGGAAGAGGCACCGTGTGGACAGCAGCCCCAGCCCACGTCCCTCCCCTAAGAGAGCTAGAGACGCCAGCCCAGACAGTGACGGTTACAACAGCGCAGAGGAGAAAA GTGAGAAGCACAGGCTGCTGAGCCAGGTGGTGCGACCCCAGGACCCGTCTCGCTCCCCGCCGCGCCCCGCCGCCGAGGAGAAGGCCGGCCGCTGGAAGGAGGAGGACCGGAAGGCCGAGCGGAAAGACGGCACCAGGACGAGGCACGAGGAGCCCGATCTCCGAGACCGGGGGGCTGCCAGAGCAGAGCGGCAGAGGGATCACCTCCTGGACACTGGCACGGCCGGGGGCCCGGACCCCCGCAGGGGCAAGGAGCCGCTGGACCCGCCCGTGGAAGAGAGAGAGGCCGCCCACGAGGAGGGCAAGAAGAAGACCAAGTCCCAGAAGAAGGGCCTGAAGAAGAACCGCAAGGAGGAGGATGGAGGCAGCGGGACGGAGAGGTTCAACCCGGAGCCTCCGGCGCCGGCCGCCGAAGAGGCGCCGCTGCAGTCCCCCAGGAAGGGGCCCAAGAAGAAGACGGTGGAGAAGAAGCGCAAGCACTCGCGAGGCGGGGAGTCCGACATCTCGGAAGAGGAGGCGGCCCAGCCGCCGAGCAAGAAGAAGCGGGGCCCGAGGACGCCGCCCCTGCTGGGGCCGTCCGCCGTCAAGGACGGCTACCCTGCCCAGGCTCCCGAGAAGACTCCTGCCCCGGGGGCCTGCCCGCCCCACAAGGCCGACGCCACCTTCAGCGACTGGTCCGACGAAGACGTCCCCGAGCGGGCCGACATGGTCTCGCTGCCTCCtgtcgagagagagagagccccgCCGGAGGCTCCCAAGAAGGGACTGAAGGGCAAAGAGAGAGCAGAACCTCCGATCGCTCCTCTGTTGGCTCAAGAGCCGCCCTCTCTGCTGCAGCAGCCCCCGATTACCCTGCAGCCCCTGATGCCCCAGCACCTCCTGCGCAAAGTCCCGGAGCAGAAGCGCAGCAACAGCCAGTGCAGCAACCAGAGCCGCGCGTCCTCGCGCCACCTCAGGTCTCCCTCCAGCGAGTCGACGCACCGCGGCGGGGAGGACCACGGCGTCCGCAGGAGGAGGCTCCAGGGGGGCTCACGCGACCGGGACAGAGACCGCGACAGGGACAAGGGCTCTGCCGTGGAGCTGCCCGTGGAGAGGAAATCCCGCATCGATCAGCTGAAGCGCGGGGAGCCCAGCCGCAGCACGTCGTCGG ACCGCCAGGATTCCCGGAGCCACAGCTCGCGCCGGAGTTCCCCGGAGTCGGAGCGCCAGGCTCGTTCCCGAGCGGGGTCCTATGACAGCAGGGAGCGGGAGAGGGACCGGGAGCCGTTTGACAGGGACAGGGAGCGCAAGGACGGCCGGGACTGGGGCCGCGGCAGGGAGCCCGTCCGGAGCCGGGAGCCGAGGAAGAGGGACGCTGAccccgagagagagaggcacCCGCCCGAGGCCCACGAGAGAGACCGGGACCGCGAGAGGCTCCTGGAGGCCCCGGCGCACAGCGAGATGAAAAGGACTGAGCCAAAGCCGGAGAGGGACTTGGAGCCCGTGCCGCGGGAGAGCATGACCTCTGAGGCAGTCAGGCCGGAAAAGACTTTGGACACCCTGCGTGTCACGGAGGACGTGCAGGAAACGGAGAAGCCGGACAGCGTAGATG GTGAGGATGACGGGAAAGCAGATGAAGTGCAGTCCATGGTGTCAGGCGGCGAGGAGTATGAGCCCATCAGCGATGATGAGCTGGACGAGATACTGGCCGACAGCGCACAGAAAAAAGAAGACCATCAGGATGAAGAAAATATGCCAG ATCCTCTGGATGTGATTGACGTGGATTGGTCCAGCCTGATGCCTAAGCAGAAGAAGGAGTCCCGGGAGGCCGGAGCAGCTCTGCTGAAGTTCACTCCGGGGGCGGTGCTCCTGAGGACGGGCATCTCCAAGCGCCTGGCTGGAGCCGACCTCTTCTCCCGAGTCAAGGACGTCTGCAGCGGGGAGCTGGAGGACCCCAAGG ATGCTGATAAGCTGTTCGAACACGAGCTGGGAGCCCTGAACATGGCTGCTCTGAaccggagagaggagagagcggGCCTGCTGAGTAACCTGGGGCCGTGCTGCAAGGCCCTCTGCTCGCGGAGAGACATCGCCATCCGCAAACAGCTGCTGAAGAACGACAAG GGAGCAACAAAACAGGTGTACGCCAGTGCTCAAGTGGTGGACAATGAATTGCTACAGCTGAGTATCCGCTTGTTCAAGAGAAAGACAGCGGGTCAGCCCCAGAACCAGGAAAAGACTGAAAGCAGCACACTTTCTCCGCCAAGCGCACAACCTGAAGTGTGCGTAACTTAA